From one Coffea eugenioides isolate CCC68of chromosome 11, Ceug_1.0, whole genome shotgun sequence genomic stretch:
- the LOC113751457 gene encoding ethylene-responsive transcription factor CRF6-like, with protein sequence MSNTEKVKYSERLTQTTKFISPSDVNAYPKVVRILVTDPHCTDSSSDEEGSTSHCRRVKKHINKIIFKHLLFEENSNNDGIVKEKPSNRNVAGNKRKAKGTEKVKSKDESQRKKFRGVRQRCWGSWVAEIRDPIKQKQVWLGTYDTAEKAAIAYDRAAIQFRGPKAITNFLPPLPVKDELSIITRQALPPNPV encoded by the coding sequence ATGTCAAACACTGAGAAAGTCAAGTACAGTGAACGCCTGACacaaaccacaaaattcatatCCCCATCCGATGTGAATGCTTATCCTAAAGTTGTCAGGATCTTAGTAACTGATCCCCACTGCACTGATTCTTCCAGTGATGAAGAGGGCAGCACCAGTCATTGCCGTAGGGTCAAAAAGCACATCAACAAGATCATATTCAAGCACCTCCTTTTTGAAGAAAATAGCAACAATGATGGGATTGTAAAAGAGAAACCTAGTAATAGAAATGTGGCGGGGAACAAGAGAAAAGCCAAAGGCACAGAAAAAGTGAAGTCTAAAGATGAGAGCCAGCGCAAGAAGTTTCGTGGTGTGCGTCAGCGGTGTTGGGGCAGCTGGGTAGCTGAGATAAGAGATCCTATTAAACAAAAACAGGTGTGGCTTGGCACTTATGATACAGCAGAAAAAGCTGCAATAGCTTATGATCGTGCAGCGATTCAGTTCCGTGGACCCAAAGCAATTACAAACTTTCTCCCACCACTACCAGTTAAAGATGAACTCTCAATCATCACAAGGCAGGCCCTCCCCCCTAACCCAGTGTAG